In Aspergillus oryzae RIB40 DNA, chromosome 6, one genomic interval encodes:
- a CDS encoding mediator of RNA polymerase II transcription subunit 12 (RNA polymerase II transcription mediator) yields the protein MIPHSSAGVQSWGHPLRAVNNGSGHVDASQAVGPPDPQFEKLPTPVPQPQPRQPAVIDLTTSGGDAQELEPPPKRLRLDLPAAPSARDASPAPGSGGELRSTPGTGGSKPPSLSWRNRPVWSFQAMLSEVPGSNVMNEEDATAVAQGGKPASPPSLPVLPWKYIPESLGSNPTTSRASSPVKEVQTIPYRIETPSVAPVLKGEKVADFSPWIGNHPEDVLNEQTAKQGHYDRTQVSQNESNTARPSLYAQLKHRSGLQMLSSVFAAALEKRQNHSLVTAPSTFKPPPRVTLTDNKREAWLRDLANPSVPLRKLSRTIPHGIRGKALLDQCLNKGIPVNRAVWLAKCVGANEIRAFKRKGTSGTLALGLEAKWVRDWTASVQQFLEGVLGACGSAQWKMKMTYAVSLTARLFFERLLDHDQYLGWFLSSLEAAPVNIVPVWLLMLGIYWDNIMRYRKRGRRLAELLLVKLRQVRALILTVNTLLIRQQVTQPDKGGPLQPLVDRLSLYVRRLVLEHTSSVVLPGSWENHKELISSCLNLKDNVHKTIYQNLSERNSRLQLPKNHQDTAERSPQQRVIQLFDSIRSAHDISSASTACLKTIEDKAILISKLLEWTATPFRYGLCRVYTGVRLLRKWKMSGIDVDSYILSFLADVRVTSALNMENIYHIISELVRSQTFSVGRYLQWLMAKGVTNTPQPVPSDLCLLKQLPANRLPEHVRNLRNTLLYRAGIPVMEEDSAIAELKISIAQRLPNIFGAEMDSAMPTESSQPHPTWAVKSEIGQWIRHGIAGHCRDSPRYVYLLSRSTAPANNYRKLSGVSVAVDPGASALTPDEFYSVREILETFGDLSMLADILKQATRCDDDVVLASVADTVNCHFDCFCVIGATADLFRGLVESYARLKRLGNASLDLLFSLIELGLRIPSEFNTVALLRQDLTRLENKSALAAPSPLSDSIPLALSDVDPSFQEKLNQLLSSGGGMDESTMDTVFYSLMHILENSGSPAKLSANETARYLAYLRPFQPKHFDTMLIRWICGLLKSSTPSMSRILPPLIGVGCVTIHAFVFLVKKLLQSEKVAAVIPNLAGLRVDLLQLLVPLVSGKSKYADLVTYRFHVAQQEFFMKHPQETLDIICDAVALVNSETGSNPGQPDIAGCATELLDILLTQNPEVTVQYCLQGFIGKHSTSTTVLERALDNLLGFDSLAGPPTMSEAEKVVRMTDDFSLPFCQLKLQMLFNAESGRNVGNGIVDVMFKAAVEDTRSKGSNWVGFVGLMSQDIIRQVWKHHYHYKNLEAHGHPGTAKSLETAKLYLTIIEKLAYSVPEAGVQSVAPILVEKMDLLLHRLVIMQTNFNNVTMNRHGAATTQILQSRSNFERSLAFWFSAFLRMIVIHRSAFTMPSPAPRANGLQEQSHSVIRLFPAADYFPHPIPSQGYRPCPGILLQTHALDVAASLIDTFPDEARQQCARFLKEKCPPFLQYQNDSRFIYLLGPMSDAAALNSLQAASLPSPAAGGSTPTPTPSSALPVFQKALIALPAIFASNTGDVLWDPTQYALGSSSKMPHQS from the exons ATGATACCTCATTCTTCTGCCGGCGTCCAATCGTGGGGTCATCCCCTGCGCGCCGTCAACAACGGCTCTGGGCATGTTGATGCTTCTCAAGCCGTGGGACCGCCCGACCCTCAGTTCGAGAAGCTACCTACACCTGTACCGCAGCCGCAACCCAGACAGCCGGCAGTCATCGACCTTACTACGagtggtggtgatgcgcAAGAGCTAGAACCTCCGCCAAAAAGACTTCGGCTGGACTTACCTGCAGCACCCTCCGCTCGAGATGCGAGTCCTGCGCCGGGGAGCGGTGGAGAGCTGAGAAGCACACCAGGAACGGGTGGCTCAAAGCCTCCCTCACTTTCTTGGCGCAATCGGCCGGTATGGTCCTTCCAGGCTATGCTATCCGAGGTGCCGGGGAGCAATGTGATGAATGAGGAAGATGCGACAGCTGTCGCGCAGGGTGGGAAACCCGCATCGCCACCTTCTTTGCCGGTTTTGCCTTGGAAGTATATTCCGGAGTCGCTGGGAAGTAATCCGACAACGTCACGAGCTAGTTCACCCGTGAAGGAGGTACAGACGATCCCCTATCGCATTGAGACTCCTTCTGTTGCGCCAGTGCTTAAAGGAGAAA AAGTTGCGGATTTCTCCCCATGGATTGGGAACCACCCGGAAGATGTTTTAAACGAACAGACGGCAAAGCAGGGACACTACGACCGTACTCAGGTATCTCAAAATGAATCGAACACCGCACGACCCTCGTTATATGCACAATTGAAGCACCGCTCCGGTCTGCAGATGCTCTCTTCCGTTTTTGCAGCAGCTCttgaaaagagacaaaacCATAGCCTGGTGACTGCACCGTCGACCTTTAAGCCACCTCCGCGAGTAACTCTAACGGATAATAAACGCGAGGCCTGGCTTCGTGACCTCGCTAACCCGTCTGTTCCTCTGCGCAAGTTGAGCCGAACGATTCCTCATGGTATCCGGGGCAAGGCACTTCTGGATCAATGCTTAAACAAAGGTATCCCAGTTAACCGAGCCGTGTGGCTTGCAAAGTGTGTCGGTGCCAATGAGATCCGTGCgttcaagaggaaaggaacgaGTGGCACATTAGCGCTGGGCTTAGAAGCAAAATGGGTCCGTGACTGGACAGCAAGTGTTCAGCAGTTCTTAGAAGGAGTACTAGGAGCCTGCGGCTCTGCGcaatggaaaatgaagatgacataTGC GGTAAGCTTAACAGCTCGCTTGTTCTTTGAACGTCTGCTCGACCACGACCAGTATCTTGGATGGTTCTTGTCCTCGTTAGAAGCCGCGCCGGTCAATATAGTTCCCGTTTGGCTGCTGATGCTTGGTATCTATTGGGACAATATTATGCGATATCGGAAGCGTGGGCGGCGGTTAGCCGAATTGCTACTTGTGAAGTTGCGTCAGGTACGTGCGCTGATATTGACGGTCAATACCCTATTAATCAGACAACAGGTCACCCAGCCGGATAAAGGAGGCCCACTACAGCCCCTCGTAGATAGATTATCTCTTTATGTCAGGAGACTTGTTCTCGAGCATACCTCATCTGTGGTTCTGCCAGGTTCATGGGAAAACCACAAGGAGCTTATATCTTCATGCTTGAACTTAAAGGACAATGTCCATAAAACGATTTACCAGAATCTCTCTGAACGCAATTCGCGATTGCAGCTACCCAAGAACCACCAAGACACAGCTGAACGGTCACCGCAACAGCGTGTCATACAGCTGTTTGACTCCATCCGCTCCGCGCATGACATCTCTTCCGCCTCCACTGCATGCCTGAAAACGATAGAGGATAAAGCTATTCTCATTTCCAAACTCCTCGAGTGGACGGCTACACCGTTCCGTTATGGTCTTTGCCGTGTATATACTGGCGTGCGTCTTTTGCGCAAGTGGAAGATGTCTGGGATCGATGTTGACTcatatattctttctttcctcgcTGATGTTCGAGTGACTAGCGCACTAAACATGGAAAATATCTACCATATTATTTCAGAGCTAGTCAGATCTCAGACATTCTCTGTAGGTAGGTACCTTCAATGGCTGATGGCGAAAGGTGTCACAAACACCCCTCAGCCCGTACCGAGTGACCTCTGTCTCCTAAAGCAACTGCCGGCCAATCGCCTCCCAGAGCATGTGCGAAACCTCCGCAATACGCTCCTTTACAGGGCTGGAATCCcggtgatggaggaggactCTGCCATTGCAGAGCTGAAAATATCAATTGCTCAGCGACTGCCTAATATCTTCGGCGCTGAGATGGACAGTGCTATGCCCACTGAATCATCACAGCCCCATCCCACTTGGGCTGTGAAATCCGAAATCGGACAGTGGATTCGCCACGGAATTGCTGGGCATTGCCGCGATTCACCTAGGTATGTTTATCTGCTCTCTAGGAGTACTGCTCCGGCTAACAACTACAGAAAACTCTCTGGGGTCTCCGTGGCGGTGGACCCAGGTGCATCCGCTCTTACTCCCGACGAGTTCTACAGTGTCAGGGAGATATTAGAGACTTTCGGTGACCTCTCGATGCTGGCAGACATACTGAAACAAGCTACTCGTTGTGATGACGACGTGGTCCTGGCTTCCGTTGCCGATACGGTCAATTGCCATTTTGACTGTTTCTGTGTAATTGGCGCTACGGCTGACCTCTTCAGGGGCCTCGTTGAGTCGTATGCTCGTCTTAAGAGACTGGGCAATGCAAGTTTGGACTTGTTGTTTTCGCTCATCGAGTTAGGACTCCGAATACCCAGTGAATTCAACACCGTTGCTCTTTTACGTCAGGACCTCACTCGCTTAGAGAACAAGTCAGCTTTGGCAGCGCCTTCCCCGCTTTCGGATAGTATTCCCTTAGCACTCAGTGATGTCGACCCTTCATTTCAAGAAAAGTTAAACCAACTTCTCTCGTCTGGGGGTGGCATGGACGAGTCCACGATGGATACGGTCTTCTATTCGCTTATGCATATACTAGAAAATAGTGGCAGTCCCGCAAAACTGTCAGCAAATGAAACTGCCAGGTATCTGGCTTATTTGCGGCCGTTCCAACCGAAGCATTTCGATACAATGCTGATTCGTTGGATATGTGGACTTCTGAAGTCCTCTACCCCGTCGATGTCCCGAATTCTCCCTCCTCTCATCGGAGTTGGCTGCGTCACCATACATGCTTTTGTGTTTTTAGTGAAAAAGCTTTTGCAGTCGGAAAAGGTGGCTGCTGTAATTCCCAACTTGGCCGGATTGCGGGTGGACctgcttcagcttcttgttcCTCTAGTTTCaggaaaaagtaaatacGCTGACTTG GTCACATACCGTTTCCATGTCGCACAACAAGAGTTTTTCATGAAGCACCCTCAGGAGACCCTCGATATAATATGCGATGCAGTTGCGTTGGTTAATTCAGAGACTGGATCCAATCCAGGACAGCCCGACATCGCAGGTTGTGCAACAGAGTTGCTCGATATCCTTCTTACACAGAATCCTGAAGTTACGGTCCAATACTGTCTGCAAGGCTTTATTGGAAAACATTCAACGTCAACAACCGTCCTGGAAAGGGCTCTAGATAACCTCTTGGGCTTTGACTCACTCGCTG GTCCACCTACAATGTCCGAGGCAGAAAAGGTCGTCCGCATGACTGATGACTTCTCCCTTCCATTTTGCCAGTTGAAGCTCCAAATGCTTTTCAATGCAGAATCTGGCCGTAATGTGGGCAACGGTATCGTTGACGTGATGTTTAAGGCCGCTGTGGAAGATACACGATCAAAAGGATCAAATTGGGTTGGTTTCGTAGGCCTCATGAGTCAAGACATAATAAGACAAGTATGGAAACACCACTATCACTACAAGAAT CTTGAAGCTCATGGACACCCGGGCACAGCCAAGTCCCTGGAGACAGCAAAGCTGTACCTGACGATAATTGAGAAACTTGCTTACAGTGTGCCAGAGGCTGGTGTACAGTCTGTGGCTCCCATTCTCGTTGAGAAAATGGATCTACTTCTCCACAGGCTTGTTATCATGCAAACCAATTTCAACAACGTCACCATGAATAGACACGGCGCCGCTACGACTCAAATTCTTCAGTCTCGCTCAAACTTCGAGAGGTCTCTCGCTTTCTGGTTCTCTGCTTTTCTAAGGATGATTGTGATTCACCGTTCTGCGTTCACTATGCCATCCCCAGCGCCTAGAGCCAACGGCCTGCAGGAACAGTCTC ACAGCGTTATACGCCTTTTCCCGGCGGCTGACTATTTCCCTCACCCAATACCGTCTCAGGGCTACCGTCCTTGTCCCGGAATTCTGCTTCAGACTCATGCATTAGACGTCGCAGCCTCCCTGATCGACACGTTCCCAGATGAGGCGCGGCAGCAATGTGCCCGTTTCCTCAAGGAAAAATGTCCACCCTTTCTTCAGTATCAAAATGACTCTAGATTTATTTACCTTCTCGGTCCCATGAGCGATGCAGCAGCATTGAATAGCTTGCAGgctgcttctcttccatcacCTGCCGCAGGTGGTTCTACTCCAACTCCAACACCGTCCAGCGCCCTGCCGG TCTTTCAGAAGGCATTAATTGCGTTGCCAGCCATCTTCGCCTCCAATACCGGGGACGTGCTATGGGACCCTACCCAGTACGCCCTTGGGAGCTCCTCGAAGATGCCGCACCAATCGTAG
- a CDS encoding uncharacterized protein (predicted protein) translates to MSAEAAKSSGLSAKIDNKRKRQAEESSKQAGAATGNAEGPSNKKRKNGKSKLKKGGKDKKDKPQLDASEKEQRDAKQTETKGGIDEAIGKMDGRLLADHFMQKAKRHNKELTAVELSDLSVPESSFLDTSSFDLPRQLEKLPAFLKAFSPKGSDLSKPSEEKGTPHTLVVCASGLRAADAVRALRTFQTKESPIGKLFAKHIKLEEAKQFLERSRIAIGGGTPARISDLIDAGMAFSHSSAQSRLNMS, encoded by the exons ATGTCTGCGGAAGCTGCCAAGTCATCCGGCCTCTCGGCCAAGATTGATAACAAACGCAAGAGGCAAGCTGAGGAATCCTCAAAACAGGCCGGGGCGGCTACTGGCAACGCAGAGGGTCCGAGtaacaagaaaagaaagaacggcAAATCCAAGCTAAAGAAGGGtggaaaggacaagaaggataAGCCCCAGCTAGATGCGTCAGAGAAGGAGCAGAGAGACGCCAAGCAAACCGAGACCAAAGGCGGCATTGATGAAGCTATTGGCAAGATGGACGGCCGCCTGTTGGCGGATCATTTCATGCAGAAGGCTAAGCGCCACAATAAGGAGCTGACTGCGGTCGAATTGAGTGACCTTAGTGTTCCAG AATCCTCATTCCTCGACACATCGTCGTTTGACTTGCCCAGACAATTGGAGAAGCTACCAGCGTTTCTGAAGGCATTCAGCCCTAAAGGATCTGACCTTTCAAAGCCATCAGAGGAGAAAGGTACACCGCATACCCTGGTGGTCTGCGCTTCCGGGCTTCGAGCAGCCGATGCAGTGAG AGCTCTCCGTACGTTCCAAACCAAAGAATCCCCAATTGGCAAGCTGTTTGCAAAGCATATcaagctggaagaagccaagcaatTCCTGGAGCGATCACG CATTGCCATTGGAGGCGGAACACCTGCTCGTATCTCCGATTTGATCGATGCTGGTATGGCTTTCTCACATTCAAGTGCGCAGAGCAGGCTAAACATGAGCTGA
- a CDS encoding uncharacterized protein (predicted protein), whose amino-acid sequence MDGPLNDDEGFELPPVDLVQDTAPMSDDSDDAAVTAGEFGLDLHMPSRASLSESPGIVGGGLRDEDTITVQGKQKKLSRHGIPVPNMPSGVIRKLATRFAPARAGSKAKISKATLAAIEQASSWYFEQVAEDLAAYSKHAGRKTIDESDVITLMRRQRHINNSTTVFSLASKHLPKELLQDMRLSMPP is encoded by the exons ATGGACGGACCTctcaacgatgatgaagggttCGAGCTTCCGCCTGTTGATCTGGTACAGGACACAGCCCCCATGTCTGACGATAGTGACGATGCGGCTGTCACAGCTGGTGAATTTGGTTTAGATCTCCACATGCCGTCTCGCGCCTCTTTAAGCGAAAGCCCCGGTATCGTCGGAGGAGGATTGCGTGACGAAGACACTATTACAGtacaaggaaagcaaaagaagctctCCCGACACGGTATCCCTGTCCCCAACATGCCGTCAGGGGTAATTCGAAAGCTGGCTACTCGATTTGCGCCAGCGAGAGCTGGCTCTAAAGCTAAGATCAGCAAGGCCACCTTAGCTGCCATTGAACAAGCGTCATCGTGGTATTTTGAGCAGGTCGCTGAAGATCTGGCGGCATATTCTAAACATGCGGGTCGGAAGACGATTGACGAGAGTGACGTTATCACTTTGATGAGACG ACAACGCCATATTAACAATTCTACGACTGTTTTCTCTCTGGCATCGAAGCATTTACCGAAGGAACTGCTGCAAGACATGAGATTGTCAATGCCCCCTTGA
- a CDS encoding cytochrome oxidase assembly protein SHY1 (mitochondrial protein Surfeit 1/SURF1/SHY1, required for expression of cytochrome oxidase): MRSIFSVLQRAAATSWQPPIAASIRGPRMAFKLDSICARCRRQQIRFYSKQLADDPRWLSVVDHPAQIVRTGRKHGPGLIILALIPIISFALGTWQIQRLDWKTKLIAKYEDRLVKPPLPLPPQIDPDAISEFDYRRVYTTGRFRHDQEMLVGPRMREGEDGFIVVTPLERGDGESTVLVNRGWISKKMKDQKDRTEGLPQGEVTVEGLLREPWKKNMFTPENKPEDGKFYFPDVEQMAELTGSQPVWIEETMIADMVEYYNRSGKGIPIARAAEVNLRNNHSQYIFTWYGLCFATSIMLWMIVRKRPNEATRRVRQNVNW; this comes from the exons ATGCGGTCGATCTTTTCGGTCCTGCAACGGGCCGCAGCAACCTCATGGCAGCCGCCAATCGCCGCGTCGATTCGGGGTCCCCGGATGGCGTTCAAGCTGGATTCGATTTGCGCCAGATGTCGTCGTCAACAGATTCGGTTTTATAGCAAGCAGTTGGCGGATGATCCACGATGGTTGTCGGTTGTGGATCATCCTGCGCAAATTGTTCGTACTGGTCGTAAACATGGACCAGGTTTGATTATCTTAG CTCTAATCCCTATTATCTCATTCGCGCTCGGCACCTGGCAAATTCAGCGTCTCGACTGGAAGACCAAGCTGATCGCAAAATATGAAGACCGACTCGTCAaacctcctcttccgctACCTCCACAGATCGATCCGGATGCCATTTCCGAATTTGATTATCGACGGGTTTACACTACGGGACGTTTCCGACATGACCAAGAGATGCTCGTTGGTCCTCGCATGCgcgagggtgaggatggtTTCATCGTTGTAACGCCGCTTGAGAGAGGGGATGGAGAGAGCACTGTCCTGGTGAACAGAGGCTGGATctcaaagaagatgaaggatcAGAAAGACAGAACCGAGGGTCTCCCCCAGGGAGAGGTCACGGTCGAAGGCTTGCTACGGGAACCTTGGAAGAAAAACATGTTTACACCGGAGAATAAGCCCGAGGACGGAAAATTTTACTTCCCTGACGTTGAACAGATGGCTGAGCTTACTGGTAGTCAGCCGGTATGGATTGAAGAGACTATGA TTGCGGACATGGTCGAATACTATAACCGAAGTGGCAAGGGTATTCCTATCGCTCGTGCTGCCGAAGTGAACTTGCGAAACAACCACAGCCAGTACATCTTCACATG GTACGGGCTGTGCTTTGCAACTTCAATCATGTTGTGGATGATCGTACGTAAAAGGCCCAATGAGGCGACTCGTCGTGTTCGTCAAAATGTGAATTGGTGA
- a CDS encoding UBX domain protein (predicted protein): MFFSGTLQEGIALAVSQAKAVICFVRDELHRYPLANQLDVFSTDNDQTSNLWEEDYFADKDFAQLLGSRSVLLRLTKDSQEATFLTSFCPVTKFPAVVVIKNGMLREYLVPDISKDDFHSRLKAVLEDSKPTTQPSLNSPAQGAQGHTANPSTSSHTASATAPQSEPSPAPAAAVPARAPASTEPPVTGSQRRPDQLEYNSLRAGGRTYRVETPSQAQKPQPKKQETPKPQGIGKPKDSTEEQKEPETKATKRSASVERTNTPADERKPQAPTPPKQYRLQVRLFDGSSIRSSFSPSQTIRGDVRPWIDSQPGDEKRPYNLKHILTPLPNRTLTIAEEEQTLAELGLGSTANLVMVPINTYTEAYSATGSSLPARAVSSAYGLVSSAVGTATGLVGSFFGYGQPTPSPSATSQASTSSPSPSGDGASRPRPSSSRGPIIRTLRDQRNEQNDSQFYNGNQLNFEPRQDSGR; this comes from the exons ATGTTCTTTTCTGGAACTCTGCAGGAAGGTATCGCTTTAGCGGTCTCGCAAGCTAAAGCGGTAATATGCTTTGTTCGAG ATGAGCTCCACCGTTATCCACTTGCTAACCAGCTGGATGTATTTTCAACAGATAATGACCAAACAAGTAACCTCTGGGAAGAGGATTATTTCGCTGACAAGGAT TTTGCGCAATTACTCGGATCGAGATCTGTCCTGTTGCGACTCACCAAGGATTCCCAAGAAGCTACATTCTTGACGTCCTTTTGTCCCGTAACGAAATTCCCTGCTGTTGTGGTGATCAA GAATGGAATGCTGCGGGAATATCTTGTGCCGGATATCTCGAAGGATGACTTTCATAGTCGGCTGAAGGCTGTTCTAGAGGACAGTAAACCGACCACGCAGCCCAGTCTGAACTCACCGGCGCAGGGTGCTCAGGGCCATACTGCGAACCCATCCACCAGTTCACACACAGCGTCTGCGACTGCACCGCAGTCTGAACcttcaccagctcctgcCGCCGCTGTCCCGGCGCGAGCGCCAGCTTCAACTGAGCCGCCAGTAACTGGATCGCAAAGGCGACCAGATCAACTGGAATATAACAGTCTACGTGCCGGCGGGAGGACGTACAGAGTAGAAACACCTAGCCAGGCACAAAAACCCCAGccaaagaagcaagaaaCGCCGAAACCACAAGGAATAGGCAAACCCAAAGATAGCACGgaagagcagaaggagcCAGAAACGAAAGCTACGAAACGCAGTGCATCCGTCGAAAGAACCAACACACCCGCAGATGAGCGCAAACCGCAAGCCCCAACACCGCCCAAACAATATCGACTTCAAGTCCGTCTGTTCGATGGAAGTTCCATCCGATCCAGCTTTTCACCTTCGCAAACCATCCGTGGAGATGTCCGTCCTTGGATTGACAGTCAGCCTGGGGATGAAAAGCGCCCATATAATCTCAAACACATCCTGACTCCCCTGCCGAATCGGACGCTTACTATcgccgaggaagaacagacGCTCGCAGAGCTCGGACTAGGCTCCACGGCAAATCTTGTAATGGTCCCGATCAATACGTATACGGAGGCCTATTCGGCCACTGGATCCAGCTTACCGGCCCGGGCTGTATCGTCTGCATATGGACTTGTATCCTCTGCGGTTGGCACCGCCACGGGTCTTGTAGGCTCCTTCTTTGGCTATGGTCAACCAACTCCGAGTCCGTCTGCGACCTCCCAGGCCAGCACatcttctccgtctccgtCTGGCGATGGCGCATCTAGGCCACGGCCATCTTCATCGAGAGGTCCTATTATCCGGACTCTGAGAGACCAACGCAATGAACAGAATGATAGCCAATTCTACAATGGAAATCAG CTTAATTTCGAGCCTCGACAAGACAGCGGCAGGTGA
- a CDS encoding uncharacterized protein (predicted protein), with translation MPRQRRGAAPTPARSAPTRPTAAPARPAAAPSAQHSQPHSTAAHPQSTSQQAYPHPPPQAAPVQQSAGPGLFGQMASTAAGVAVGSSIGHAIGGFFSGGSSAPAEAQQAAPAEAQPMDTGLWQSNTANSSYGNPACETDVRNFRQCMDENQGNLSICGWYLDQLNAGTWWLLRVLTGITESLPGRC, from the exons ATGCCTCGTCAACGTCGTGGTGCCGCCCCTACCCCTGCGCGCAGCGCTCCCACCAGACCTACCGCCGCTCCCGCCAgacctgctgctgctccctCGGCCCAGCACTCCCAGCCTCACTCGACCGCTGCTCACCCCCAGTCGACTTCCCAGCAGGCCTATCCTCACCCTCCCCCCCAGGCTGCCCCCGTCCAGCAGAGCGCCGGACCCGGCCTGTTCGGCCAGATGGCCTCGACCGCTGC TGGTGTCGCAGTCGGCTCCTCCATCGGCCACGCCATCGGTGGTTTCTTCAGCGGCGGTTCCAGCGCCCCCGCCGAGGCCCAACAGGCAGCTCCCGCCGAGGCCCAGCCCATGGACACCGGACTGTGGCAGAGCAACACCGCCAACAGCTCCTATGGCAACCCTGCCTGCGAGACGGACGTTCGCAACTTCCGCCAGTGCATGGACGAGAACCAGGGCAACCTCAGCATTTGCGGATGGTACCTGGACCAGCTT AACGCTGGTACATGGTGGTTGTTACGGGTGCTAACTGGTATTACAGAAAGCTTGCCAGGCCGCTGCTAA
- a CDS encoding uncharacterized protein (predicted protein), producing MPVRKRGRRRSMDNTLEALEAEPEQRTLTLDKQAASRFIKHGLAGNDKFDMERKEQQAKEKARAQLKASLLAKKAVAAAPESSSKKSADDSASGSDSESDSGETAKATTQSGDLAKKSKEMKVDKTAKRESAKNKKKRSKDDRKEEQKERRKKKQESRKARKAQ from the exons ATGCCAGTCCGCAAACGCGGACGGCGTCGTAGTATGGACAACACTTTGGAG GCGCTAGAAGCAGAGCCAGAGCAGCGGACATTGACACTTGACAAGCAGGCTGCAAGTCGCTTCATCAAGCATGGTCTT GCCGGAAATGACAAATTCGATATGGAGCGCAAAGAACAACaagcgaaggagaaggcgcGTGCCCAGTTGAAGGCATCTTTATTAGCCAAGAAGGCGGTAGCAGCAGCACCTGAGAGCTCATCGAAGAAATCTGCGGACGATTCCGCATCTGGCTCAGACAGTGAGTCCGATAGTGGTGAAACAGCGAAGGCAACAACACAGTCCGGAGatttggcgaagaagagcaaagaGATGAAAGTAGATAAGACCGCCAAGCGTGAATCtgccaagaacaagaagaagcgcagCAAGGATGATCGCAAAGAGGAGCAAAAGGAacggagaaagaaaaagcaagaatCTCGGAAAGCAAGGAAGGCACAATGA
- a CDS encoding ketopantoate reductase family protein (ketopantoate reductase) — protein sequence MLSAVAPSWLERKKCLSINTNGLDDVKTGFDVNVLNDKTWYSVPYWNKDGTAENGNDSIDQHTEGVGNEELLAQPADERIECLIVAVKGPVTVAAMDSVKRRLTPDSTILFLQNGMGIIEELNEKVFRDPRRRPHYMCGVISHGLARRKEPFQVCHTGVGTTILGSVPPADAVSPANKVDVDWAPSTKYLLRTLTLTPPLVAVAETPSSLMLYQLEKLALNCVINPLTAIMNCKNGELLYNYSFTRIMRLLLIEISSVICALPELQGVPGIESRFSPERLRMMVVQLANKTAKNHSSMLQDVLARKPTEIEYLNGYIVRRGEELGIKCVVNYMIKHLVLAKGLQTKQVESGAIPIDLLREPQI from the exons ATGCTCAGCGCGGTTGCACC GTCCTGGTTagagaggaagaaatgcTTATCGATCAATACTAATGGCCTGGATGATGTAAAAACGGGATTTGATGTCAATGTACTGAACGACAAGACATGGTACTCAGTACCGTATTGGAATAAGGATGGTACAGCAGAGAATGGAAATGACAGCATTGACCAACATACCGAAGGTGTCGGTAATGAGGAACTCTTAGCGCAGCCTGCCGACGAGCGTATTGAGTGTCTAATCGTTGCTGTCAAAGGACCAGTGACCGTGGCGGCGATGGACTCTGTCAAGCGCCGCCTGACGCCTGATTCAACGATCCTGTTCCTCCAAAACGGAATGGGCATCATCGAAGAGCTCAATGAGAAAGTTTTCCGGGACCCCCGACGACGTCCACACTACATGTGTGGTGTTATCTCCCACGGTTTAGCGCGAAGGAAGGAGCCATTCCAAGTCTGCCACACAGGCGTTGGCACAACTATCTTGGGTTCTGTCCCACCGGCAGATGCCGTGTCCCCAGCAAATAAAGTGGATGTCGACTGGGCCCCGAGTACCAAATACCTGTTGCGCACACTGACGCTCACACCACCGcttgttgctgttgcggaAACCCCATCCTCCCTGATGCTATACCAGCTTGAGAAGCTCGCATTGAACTGTGTAATCAACCCATTGACAGCGATCATGAACTGCAAGAACGGAGAACTCCTTTACAACTATAGCTTCACGCGTATCATGCGCTTGCTCCTCATTGAGATCTCAAGCGTCATCTGCGCTTTGCCCGAACTGCAAGGCGTTCCTGGAATTGAAAGCCGGTTTTCTCCCGAGCGACTGCGGATGATGGTTGTGCAGCTGGCTAACAAGACAGCCAAGAATCATAGTTCGATGTTACAGGATGTGCTGGCTCGAAAACCTACGGAAATCGAATACTTGAATGGTTACATCGTACGTAGGGGCGAGGAGCTTGGTATCAAGTGTGTCGTGAATTATATGATAAAGCACCTGGTTCTCGCCAAAGGCCTCCAAACGAAGCAGGTAGAGTCGGGTGCCATTCCGATTGATCTGCTCCGAGAGCCCCAAATTTGA